The window GACCGGCGTGATCGCATCCGACCCGAAGGCCGCGGCCGTGTAAGTACGATGCACGAGCTCGCGCAGATCGGCGTCGGGGATGTCGTCGATGAACCGCGACAGAATCTCGATGGCGAGCTCGCGGTAGCCGAGCGGCCGCCAGGCTGCCAGCTCATCCGGGCTCACATGCGGATAGCGCT of the Betaproteobacteria bacterium genome contains:
- a CDS encoding threonine synthase (catalyzes the formation of L-threonine from O-phospho-L-homoserine); the encoded protein is MRYISTRGGMPPTPFTDILLGGLAPDGGLAVPERYPHVSPDELAAWRPLGYRELAIEILSRFIDDIPDADLRELVHRTYTAAAFGSDAITPV